The sequence below is a genomic window from Candidatus Protochlamydia naegleriophila.
ACTCAAACGACCAATTTTGTCATAGCCATTATCGGGAATGGTTTGTGAATAGCCGGGTGTTTGAATCGTTCGCTGTCTTTTGGAAAGATCGTATTGGTAGTTTGCTTGACCAGCTTGTCCAATCAGTTGTGAATGCAGAAGGCTGCCAGCCTGATCGTAGGTTTCATAACTATGGTTATAAAGAGGAGTTCCCAGTTTAAGACGCGTCACGCTGCGCAAGTAAGCTGCGTCATACTGATAGTCGATAGTGGAACCATCTGGTAGCTGAATGACACTGATGCGTCCCGCACGATCATAGTGATAACCCACGCTAAGTCCATTGTCTAGATTTTCCTGAATCAATTGCCCAAGCTCATCATAGTGGCGCTTGGTCGCAGTTTTATTATTAAGATCGCGAACTTCGGTCACGAGGTGATTGCGGTTATAGCTATAGGCGTAAGAAAAGGAGCGATCGTTTGCACTAAAGTGGCTCAATCGTCCTTGAGAGTCATAGTTGTAAAGGATCTTGGTGCCGCTTGGCTTGATAGTTTGATCTTTTTGACCAAATGAATTGTACGTGGTTCGTGTAATGCGTTGCTGGGGAGTTCCAAGCGCTTCAATCATCGCTGTCTCTTGACCCATGACATTGTGATGCCAAGCATAGCAGTATTGGCTTTTAACAGTTCCTTCAATGATGACATCTTCAACGACTTTTTTTAGGTTACCGGATGGATCAAAATAGCGTTGCTGATTGGATATCACGGCTCCAAATGCATCTTTACTTGTGACTGTGACAACTCGTCCCATGGCATCGTGAACGCTTTCTACGCTTTTTCCTAAGGCATCGGTTTGAGTGGTTTTTAAAACCAGTTGACCCCATGCATTGCGATGGGCATAGTCATAGGCAATATAAGACTTATTTCCCTCTGCATCGGTAAAAGTAATTGGCTTACGATCGCTATTATATTCAGTATGGGTGATGCTCGGGCCAGCTTCTGTCATTTGTGCAACAGTGATGCGATTACCGAGGCTGTCATATTCATAAGAGGTGTGCTGTAAAACGGCTCCATTGCCATCGGATAGCTTTTCTTCTATCACGTGGCCGAGCAGATCATAGGTAAATTGTTGAATGGACTTGTCTGTTTGATTCTCGCCAAACCAGATTGTGACTGTTGAAAGACGGCTTAAAGAATCATAGGCTAATTCTTTGCATTGATTTCCTTTCATTTCTGATATGAGTCGACCGGCCCCATCGTAGCGATAATGAGTAGTCAATCCTTCCGGATCGGTTGAGGAAACAAGGCGGAATCCTTCATAGTGCTTAGACTGCGAACTGAGAAGCTTGCTATCAGCCCAAACCTCTTCAACTACAATACGCCCTAGAAAATCTCTTTGATAACGAGTTTCTGTGCCATTGACAGCAATAGATTTGGCAAGGGTGCCATCTAAATTGTATTCAAATCGTTCTTTTGTGCCGTCGGGATGTAACACGCAAACTGGTTTACCGCGTGCATTGTAGCTCGTTGTTGTAGTCTCCCCATTGGCATTGGTGGAGCTGACAGGACGATTAAATGCATCATAGGTTGTTTGTGTGGAGGGAGAGATAACTTGTCCTTCTCCATTGAGAACGGGAGGAAAAATGGTCTGAACCAAGCGATTGAGCTCGTCGTATACATACAGCGTTTCTTGGCCGTAGCGGTCAATGGTTGCGACGCGATTGCCGATGTAATCGTAGCGGTGAGAAATCGCAAACGAAGCTCCATCATCGTGAATTTCATCAGAACGAACCAGGCGATTGGAGTAATCATACGTATGATGCGTGCTAAAGTCTTGAAGGGGATTTTTTTCCTTGATGAGGTTGTCGTTGACGTCATACTCTTTTATGATGACGTGTCCCATCGCATTTGTTTGAGAAATCACATTTCCGTGGCTATCATATTCCCATGCTAAAGAATAGCGATACTGTCCTTCATTGTCATAGTGATCTTGGCGAGACAAGTACCCTTGAGGCGTATAGTCGCAAATCACGCGCTTGAGCAGTTGTTCTTGCCCTGTATGAGCATTCAAGTACATCTCATCTATACGTTCTGGCAGCCCAAATGGTGCTTGGGTTCTTGGAGTCATATAGGTGATATGCCGCTCAGTTACACCAGATAAATCATTGCGGTCAAAGCCTTTGCCATCGTCCTTAATGATTTTGACAAGGGTAGTGTTATCGTCATAGTCATAAAAACGTCTAAAAGCGATTTGGCCATTATTCGTGACATACTGGGCTGCCAAAAGGTTTGTCTCTGGAATATAGCTATAAAGTTTCCCTTTGCCATTGTCTTCTTGTTCAATGACAGGAAGGTTGAATTGATCGTCGCTATAGGCAAAGGTCTTTGAATAGGCCTCTACTCCATTCTCTTGCACGTTTCTGTGATAGGTTAAAAGAAGTGGAGAATGACAGGTGCCTGTTAAGTTTCCATATAACCGCTCTTGGAGCACATTGCCCTTCTTGTCGTAGGTGAACAGACGAGCTGAGTCAATGTATCCAGTGGCATCTTGTTTATAAGTCCCTTTTAAATTGCCTTTTCCAGACACTTTTAATACGTGAGATTTCAAGCAGGCTTTCACCAGCGTTGGAAAATCTGCGACAGGCGGTTTTTCAAGCGGTTCCAACTGATCGAGCAGCGTTTGCATCGATTTATGAGGTGGTAAATGCCCTTTTGTGACAGGAATCGTTGTAGGTTTCGGTTCATCCTGAGGAGCGGGTTTAACCTCTTCCGCTAATTCATTTAAATTGGGTGGGGGAGGGGCATGGCCGCGATCTAAAACGCTGGTGTCAGGTTTTTTGGGTTTGTCATACAGATGGGGAAAGATGTGCTTTAAAATGTGATGGCACGTTTGCAGCATCCAATGATTGTCTGAGTGAATATAGTGATCATCCCAAATGTAATGAGTTGTGTGATAGATTTGATCGGAAACAAATGTTCTTACTTCGGTTAAAAGAAGATCTTCGTTGTAGGCATAGACCGTTTTGCGCCCATAGGCATCGAATACGTCTGTCTCCCCACTACGATTTTCGCCGCTAGCCGTCTGAGGGTTCTTATGATAAACGAAGCGATGGGTGGTAATCGGCGTCTCATCTGTTCCGACTGGCGCCTTTTGGGATTTGACTCGATCATGACTGTCATAGCTCGTTTTCAGGAAGCGTCCATTAGGCCCTCGCTTGCATAGCAGCTTAAAATTAGCAGGACTCGTTGTTAGCTTTTTTGGGGGTTCACGATCGTACTCATATTCCTCATGAGGTTTATGACTGTAATCGACGCGCTTCAGATAATAACGTCTGGTCTGTGGAGGGGCAGGCTGTGGCTTGGGGGCATTGCCGACTTCAGGAGCATTTGGATCGACCTCTTTGCCAAGATCTTCCATCGGATCATCTTTACGAGGCTCTTGGCCATGCTGATAGCACGTGAAATGGTAAACAGCGGACTTGCCATCGCTTGCTTCGACTTCAAGTCTTTCTTTTTGAGGGGAACTCCACTTCAACCAGTTATATTCAAGAGATTGTGCTGGATTGAGCGTGTGGATGCGATTCTCCTTATAAAGGATATAATTACCATTGGCTTTACGCTCAAATTCCGCTTTTAAGTGTCCTTTGATGTAAGACTTGCTTTTTTTTGTGCGGAAGTAAGTCAAATGTCCGGCACCCGAAAGGGAAGTGGCATGAGAGGCATCGTCATCTAATTCTAAGGCAATATTATGTAGATTGGTCCTTCCGCTAAGTTCATTGCGGCAATTATTCAAGCCTGGAGTCGGGGTGAGTTCAAACGATAAAACGGGTCCACTTGAATGAACGTAATGGAGCGTTTTTACACCCGTAACTTGAGCAAAGTGCGCATGGACCTTGTTTGAATGCTCATGTTTTGGATTGTGCCGATCAACGTAGACGGTTGGCGGTTGAATAAAGTTCCAATGATAGGCCAAATGATCGTTCTTTAGATGTTCTTTGGAATAGCAGCGTTGAAAAACGAGAGGTTCGGGTCCGGCTACCGTAAAATCTGATACTGAAACTAGCCAGTCGCCTGTAATGACTGACACAGATTGATTCGTCACAGTCGGGAGAGACGTTGCAAGCTCAATTTGTGGAGAGATGAAAGGATCGATAGGAGATTCATCCTCTTCAGCGAAACAGACGAGACTCCATAGACAAAAAAAACAGGTCATCCAACGGCAAAACATTTTAATCTCTCACTAGGCTTTTGTGATTAGCATTTATCTTTTTAAAAACTTTATCTGGCTTGGTTTTTAAAGTTTTTAGAATTTCTATCAAAATAGCGGAAAAACTTCAATTAGAAAGTCTTAATGTGATTTTAACATAGCGTTAAACATGCCTTTAACATTCTCATGTAAAGTATCTGTCGACTTTAGAATTTTTATATGAAAAAGATAAAAAACTCTGAAATCGGAAGCGTAAAAATGAATTTACAGGTATAAATCACTGTGAGAATGAAATTTTTCTTATGAAATTGGCTGTTTTGAATCAAGCTAAAGCCATCTGCACATAGTTCACAGTCAAATCAGAGCGAAATTAACACCGTTAAGATTAATCCTATTCAAACTGTCTATAAACAATCATTCTTCACGCACCTGAAATGTTAAAAGTCCAAGCCGAAAACAGAACTGATCATGAGGATAAAAATGGAAGAAATAGTGGAAGAAAAAATCTCACCAGAGCTATCCAAGCTAGGGAATTATGCTCTTCGAGTGGGAGAAGACCTTTATACGAGAATCAATAAATATATTCATGTTGTAAAATCTTTAGAAGATAAAAAAATTACTAAACAAAACTGGATAAGAGAAGCTGTTAAGGAAAAATTGGAGAAAGAGAAAGATGTTTCTCCTGGCTCAATTTCACGCGAAAGAGTCCTTACTTTTAAGTTAGAGTACCCTTTAATCAAAGCAATTGAAGGGCAGGTCGAAATTACTAAGAAATTTCGCTATAGCTATTCAAAAAAGAAATGGTTTGAAGAGGCTTTCTATGAAAAGTTGGAAAGGGATGAGCATAAAGCCAAGACATTGCTTGAAAAATTAGTTGAAAGTCAAAAAAGCAAAGTATAGTCATCCAATGATGATTCAAAGCACAATCGACGCTATAGAGTGTGCTTTATTCTTGTGATAGGTTGTATGTATACATTATGGATGAGGCGTAATAGCAATAATATATAAGAATTCTCTTTCGGGGCCATAACACCAAAACACGCGGTAAGCTCCAGCTGTTTTATTTTGCGCATAAGATTCAAAAACTTCAGCCCCAAATGGAGATGAAAAATGGTTTCTGCTGAAATTTCCACTAGCGGTTCTAAAATTATTTTGTTTCCTTCTTGATAAGCTCTGTACGAACTTATCTCTAGATCTTTAGGTAGAAGAGGTATATCAGCCACATTTTTGAATTTAGCATCTATTTTAAAGCGTTTATCACGTCACTAGCATCAAATACTTTGACATTGGAGCTTAGTGATAAAGAATGGGGTTTTTCTGGTACAAATAAACCATAAAATGTTTGATGGTAAGTTCCCTTACCTAAAGCAGAAAGCCCTTTCGCTTTTAATTCTTCTATCGTTTTGTATATCCAATTTGTATTAGGAGGGTTGATAACCCATTTTGCTTCCCCGATGAATAATGCCTTTTTATCCATAGATTCCGATAGTATGTCCCACTCAGGATTACTTTTATGCCAGTATCGATTTGCAGTACCGAAGATTAATTCATGTTCGAATTGTTGGGATAAAATGGGAGCAGCCAATCGACATAAGTCTTCCCAACAAAGAGAAAATATCCTTTGAATTGAATCGTGGAGATATTTAATACGTTGGCTATCATTAGCTTTAGTAAGAAAGCTTCTTTGAGAAGCTACTAATTCGAACCAAAAACGCATAAAAGGATCGCTAATCTTATAGAGTGTACGCTTAGAATTGTATTCTTCGGCACCAAAAGGAATTTCGCGTTCAATGAGATCTAGCTCTATAAGTCGTTGTATTGAACGATTTAAAGACGTAGCTTGTTGCCCGACTTTTGTGGCAATTTCAGAAAGCCGATGAGCTCCTAATCCAATCGCATCTAAAATAGGTCTTAATGAGCTTGCAGATTCTTCAAGAAGCAGGTGGTTAGGCTCATCATTTAAAGCTCCTAGTGGATCTAGAACAAGATGATTAACTTGTTCGAGCAAACTTGCTTTTTGATTCGCTGCTAATTCCCAATAGCGAGGGACTCCTCCCCATACAGAGTAAGCTTCAACAATATCCCTAGAGTTTTGGATATCTAAAGCTTCTTGCATGTATCCAATAGGAATTGGACCTAATTTAATAATTTCCTTAGCTCTTCCGAATAAAGGTGCTGAAGCATCTAATATAGCTCCTTGCATCATGCGTTGACTTGATCCACTCAAAGCAATTACCATTTTAGATTTCTTGGCGTCATGATCAATAAATCGCTGTAAAATACTAGCAATTTCCGGGGAGGTGGATATCAAATAGGGGAGTTCATCAATTATTAGTGGACCTTTCCAGCCAATATAAGAAGCATCAATTGCTAATCTCGTAAATAAAGAGTGCCAATCATTGTATTCGACAGAGGCAAAATTAGGTAAAACTTCTTGAAGAGCTAATGCAAAGTATTTTCTTTGCAATGTAGGTGAAGATTCATCTGCCATATAATAAATAGGCTTATGGGGATGAGCCCATTCTAGTAGGAGACGGGTTTTTCCTAGACGCCTTCTCCCTATCACTACTGCCATTCCAGAGTCGTCTTTGTCTATCAAATGATTCAAACGCGACAATTCTTTTTTTCGATCGATAAATTTCATAATTTCCACCTCGTAAATTATTATGCAAAAAAACATAATGTTTACAAGCATTATGTTTTTTTTCCTATATAGGGATAATTTCAGAGGTTTAAATATTGAAACATAATCCATTCCTCATGTTTTTTCTTCTCGGAAATGGGAATAGTCTCAATTTCCTCAAACAAAGAAAATAGAACAAAAGTTTTGCTCTGGAAACAAAAAGATCGAAAAGTTTTTTGAACATCTTAAAGATATTAACGTCTAGGCCAAATGATAATTTAAGGCTTGCCTATATAAATAATTGCTGGGAGGCTTTTTGGAGTTTGGGTTGCTAACCATGCTGAAATGCGATGATTGCCTTCATAAAGTTTATACCTTTTACTGTTGGCATTCGATGTTTTATCCATCCATAAAACGATACCCTTTAATTCAGCAACTTCAAACTGTTCTTTACTTGGATAAAGCACCTCAACATTTTGGATAACCCAATCCAATTTAAGATTAGTAACTTCAACTCTCTTCCATCTTGCATTTTCTCTCTCAGACTGCCAAAGACTCCATTTTCCTCTTACATTCTCAAAAGTTGACAGGATTAATTGTTTATTGGGATTTGGGTTTTCAGGATCAAGGTCACATCTATTGGGAAAATTTGGGCGGATGAATTTTGAAAACTGGCATTCTGTTGCCCACTCGCTGTAAAGCCAAGTTTGTTTGATTTCAAAGGTTGAATCTAATTTTGTTATGTTAGAATCTGAAGGATATTTGGAAAATATGCCTTTAGTTGAATCCTTTGTTTTGGCGCATACAGAAGAGCTATTTTGTTTAAGCCTGACTATTTCTCTATTTTCATTATCAAATCTGTTTGTGGCTAAAGTGGTTGGATTCATAACGTTTCCTAATTCAATTATTTTTATTTATAAACTTTTATTGTTAGCAATCGATAGCATTTATTTTTGTGGAACCTTCAAATCTACTCTATTCTTTGAAAAAAGTCAGAAATAAGATGCTATAAAAAGAGTTGAATTCTGGCTTTCCTAATATGAATTTAAAAAATATTTTAGCTTTCAAAATGAAAGATTTCACGATTATTTCAAAATTATTAGAATTTGTGAAATATTGGTAGTCCTAAAGATGTAATGCTGAGAAGAGATTCTGAAAAGTTTATGCATACCAACTTATTCTCCTCAGTATATACCTGTTAGGTATTACCACTTTCTGTGTGATATTCATAGCCTTTGCTTAGTCTTCGATATTTCACTCATAGTCATTGATGGTTAAATGTTTGAGAAAACAACCAATCTTCACAGCATTTTTTAAAACGACAAAAGGCAGTTAGTAAAGATCTTTGACTTAGCCCGGTAACTTGCACCATAAAGACTGGCTTGCTTGTCTGCCCCGAAT
It includes:
- a CDS encoding RHS repeat-associated core domain-containing protein gives rise to the protein MTCFFCLWSLVCFAEEDESPIDPFISPQIELATSLPTVTNQSVSVITGDWLVSVSDFTVAGPEPLVFQRCYSKEHLKNDHLAYHWNFIQPPTVYVDRHNPKHEHSNKVHAHFAQVTGVKTLHYVHSSGPVLSFELTPTPGLNNCRNELSGRTNLHNIALELDDDASHATSLSGAGHLTYFRTKKSKSYIKGHLKAEFERKANGNYILYKENRIHTLNPAQSLEYNWLKWSSPQKERLEVEASDGKSAVYHFTCYQHGQEPRKDDPMEDLGKEVDPNAPEVGNAPKPQPAPPQTRRYYLKRVDYSHKPHEEYEYDREPPKKLTTSPANFKLLCKRGPNGRFLKTSYDSHDRVKSQKAPVGTDETPITTHRFVYHKNPQTASGENRSGETDVFDAYGRKTVYAYNEDLLLTEVRTFVSDQIYHTTHYIWDDHYIHSDNHWMLQTCHHILKHIFPHLYDKPKKPDTSVLDRGHAPPPPNLNELAEEVKPAPQDEPKPTTIPVTKGHLPPHKSMQTLLDQLEPLEKPPVADFPTLVKACLKSHVLKVSGKGNLKGTYKQDATGYIDSARLFTYDKKGNVLQERLYGNLTGTCHSPLLLTYHRNVQENGVEAYSKTFAYSDDQFNLPVIEQEDNGKGKLYSYIPETNLLAAQYVTNNGQIAFRRFYDYDDNTTLVKIIKDDGKGFDRNDLSGVTERHITYMTPRTQAPFGLPERIDEMYLNAHTGQEQLLKRVICDYTPQGYLSRQDHYDNEGQYRYSLAWEYDSHGNVISQTNAMGHVIIKEYDVNDNLIKEKNPLQDFSTHHTYDYSNRLVRSDEIHDDGASFAISHRYDYIGNRVATIDRYGQETLYVYDELNRLVQTIFPPVLNGEGQVISPSTQTTYDAFNRPVSSTNANGETTTTSYNARGKPVCVLHPDGTKERFEYNLDGTLAKSIAVNGTETRYQRDFLGRIVVEEVWADSKLLSSQSKHYEGFRLVSSTDPEGLTTHYRYDGAGRLISEMKGNQCKELAYDSLSRLSTVTIWFGENQTDKSIQQFTYDLLGHVIEEKLSDGNGAVLQHTSYEYDSLGNRITVAQMTEAGPSITHTEYNSDRKPITFTDAEGNKSYIAYDYAHRNAWGQLVLKTTQTDALGKSVESVHDAMGRVVTVTSKDAFGAVISNQQRYFDPSGNLKKVVEDVIIEGTVKSQYCYAWHHNVMGQETAMIEALGTPQQRITRTTYNSFGQKDQTIKPSGTKILYNYDSQGRLSHFSANDRSFSYAYSYNRNHLVTEVRDLNNKTATKRHYDELGQLIQENLDNGLSVGYHYDRAGRISVIQLPDGSTIDYQYDAAYLRSVTRLKLGTPLYNHSYETYDQAGSLLHSQLIGQAGQANYQYDLSKRQRTIQTPGYSQTIPDNGYDKIGRLSVKHIDDLLGQQDYRFGYTPLNQLQSEQGHRKHLYQVDSIDNRLSKDQKSYTLDHLNQLLKDQDSSYKYDLDGNLIQKKQGGQTTTYKYDALNRLIQVKSPQGTFDYRYDSLNRRLSKTSKKLSERYFYQGQNEIGMVDAKGQIQELRILGTGHGAELGAAIAIEIKGRAFAPNHDHQGHVVGLIDATTGKPCEAYRYTTFGEETLINAQGAIIQTSEVGNPWRFASKRVDPETGWVYFGRRFYDPSNGRWTTTDPLGFADGPNLYAYLHHSPLSAFDAYGFVGEAYRDGCNVATNPNYFDGISNEYSPVFGDNAGNDAWLNVQKQEWFESAVAGFVHGCVNFVANTCQDFHSLFLIIGMDNLDVSMEEKLLIYQAHITSQNTQIAALDGFVQETMGIDAKNATYQAARDTSLLGLELASLAVAVTGTVKAVTYCARLSRLAPLEAKMAKCLMKQEVKSVSKTGMSSNQGATTAIKVSEASSSTKSAADDRIWTYASPFKNKTAQELHDMFVKKGYIPKGTDPMNGKGRYINSINNREYHIDPQSNGRYREINHVDVMRLENYESGLPKKRMAYQQD
- a CDS encoding ATP-binding protein, yielding MKFIDRKKELSRLNHLIDKDDSGMAVVIGRRRLGKTRLLLEWAHPHKPIYYMADESSPTLQRKYFALALQEVLPNFASVEYNDWHSLFTRLAIDASYIGWKGPLIIDELPYLISTSPEIASILQRFIDHDAKKSKMVIALSGSSQRMMQGAILDASAPLFGRAKEIIKLGPIPIGYMQEALDIQNSRDIVEAYSVWGGVPRYWELAANQKASLLEQVNHLVLDPLGALNDEPNHLLLEESASSLRPILDAIGLGAHRLSEIATKVGQQATSLNRSIQRLIELDLIEREIPFGAEEYNSKRTLYKISDPFMRFWFELVASQRSFLTKANDSQRIKYLHDSIQRIFSLCWEDLCRLAAPILSQQFEHELIFGTANRYWHKSNPEWDILSESMDKKALFIGEAKWVINPPNTNWIYKTIEELKAKGLSALGKGTYHQTFYGLFVPEKPHSLSLSSNVKVFDASDVINALK